CGCTTAGGCGTCAAATGGCCATGTTTACCAAGAGTTACGAGTTTTTATGGATCTTTGTCACCAAAATATGTCTCTTGGTCATATTTTTTATACTTGCGACTTAAATAGCAATCCATCCTAATGAATTAACAATAAGGAGAGACAACAACAACACAACTTTGACGGAAGAGCATTTGCATTCATTTTGAACTTTTTTCCTCAAAAAAAATGTTTACTTCATTTTATGATTATGAAACTTGTGATTTTTTATGCTAGTATAACATGTAGGAAGTCGAATCTTGGGAGACGATTGTCATATCCCGTGAGCACCATATGTAGAGAAAATTTGTTTTAAGGAAAAAGAGTTTTCTCATGCCTCGACTTCAAATTGCTAACGTATCATCATAAATTTAGTTATCTTCAGGTTGCACTTCAAATGAAGTAGCTAAGGAGAATCCACACCAACAATAGGTAATATGATTGGTTTCATTTCCTTCGATGGAAGGAATAAACAATTTTAGTTTCAAGTATGGACCATTACTATTATCGCTATTTACTATGGTTTAGTTAGCAGAAGTAAAAGCACAAATTTCCATAATTTATATATACGACTGCATTGACAGATTTGTAAGATTTAAGGGCCTGTGAATAACGGAAAAGagcaaaaaacaaaattttagactCACAATCAATTATATTGAACATGACGAGGATATTATAGGAACTTCTTTACTCAATCTAAAAGCCACAAGGAAGATGATCGACACCCAATTTTATGGAGTAGCATGTATGGGAATAATTTACCTGACTTCAATTTGTGCTGTGGTTATTCCAACAGAAATTTGCTTCATACTCGATCTAAGTTGAATTTCTACCCATCCTTCTGGAGATGGTGCGTAGCACGCCATATTCAGTAAAAAATCAGCAAGGACCTGTTGAATTCTAAATCGATCACCGTGTAATGCCAGAGTCTTGACTTCCTCGGGTATATCATGGATCAATTGCAAACCTCGTTCTCTAAAAATTAACATGACTTGGCTAACAACAGCATCTATTACATTCCCAAGCACAAATTCTGCTTTCTCCAGCTCAAGAGAACTACCAGAAAAAAATCTTCGGTTAAATCATTACCAGATCAGCGACgaaatgattaaaaaataacTCTCCATCTCCTCCGAATTTTGTGACAGCCGTCAATTATTATAGGAATTTCATTTAAGTAGCAAACTCTACATGCCTCAATGATTATCTCTATCCAAGTTAAACAAATATATCAAGAGTAATGATAAACTGAACAAATTTCCCAGTGAAAAGTTGAATAACTGTACCCATTCTCAATGCTTTCAAGCTCAACATCCTTCATGATCTTTAACATTTGTTTCTCACAAGCAGCATTTGTCTCAAGCAACTGCTTTTGGTAGTCTGTTAAATTGGTGGCTTCCAAGAGGGAGTTGGCGAAGCGTAAACCATTCAATGgattttttatttcatgaagAATATAAGCCAGCTCATTTATCTTTGAATCACAATTCTTTTCCTGCTGCCTCTGGACACTCAGAGATTGCAGCACTTCAGGACTAGCAATCTGCAAGAAACAAAAGGCTCCAATAATCTGACCATCCATATTTACCCTCTTGTTTGCAGTCAAGAGAGCCTGAACATAGTTCCCGTTTCtgtcaaataaagaaaatgggAATTTGTCAGTATCTTGGCCTTCAATTGCATTGTGCAAGACAATCATGAATTTTGTCATAGAATCAGGGCCCTTGAGCTGGCAGCAACCACCAAATACTTCCCCAACCAACATCTTCCCAATCATATCCCGGTTATTCCATCCAGTGAGCTTTTCCATTGCGGTATTCCACTCAGAGCAACAGGTGTTCTCATCCGAAGCAAATATAGGCGGAATTAGAGGGTTTGGACTGTGTACAATTGCCTTGTAAGCACCTTGAATGTGAATGAACTTGTCCATCACCACTCTCTGAGCAGTAATATCCTGACCAACGAAGCATACACCAACTATATTATCTGTATGGTCCTTGCTAATGCAAGCATTGACCACCACAAATACAGCCTTCATATGATGTTCAGAGCCAAATTTCCTCAGCCGTAATTCTACATTTTTATCTTCCTCCCCTGTATCAGTTATTCATTCTATGAGTTAATGCAAACTTTTGTACTAGTCTAAGGGTATCACTGGCTACAACCTTAAGGTATACAGTCTTCagccaaagaaaaagaaatttgATCATTGCTGAACAAATGATACACTtcagcatgtgtgtgtgtgtgtctatatgtatgtgcatatatatatatatcatacaaATTATTTGGCTTCTTAGGTGTATTTCCAAGTAACTTGATCAGAATGCCGCCACCAATTTTTAGTatgatttataaattgatattatttttaagtATTAAACAATAATTTTTGTTTACAATGAATTCTTATTAGTATATTGTGATTATATATTTACTACAAGCAATAAATTTAGTATGATTTATAAATTGCTTAtcgatttttaaaatgtattttctttCACCATTAATTTTGTTCCTCAATTTTGTtctatattttaattaactcacatttaattaaaaatattatctataaaaaaaaattaaacaacttCCAGTAAATTATGTATTCGCGTCAATCGTGCCTACTACGCTTGTAAAGTGGAGAAGAAGAGCACCTCTTAGAGCATTAAACAGAAGCTTTTCAGCAATTTCTTCTGATTCTTTTAGTAAGAGATCATGGACCAAGGACTTTCCCATTGCTTCTTCAACAGATAGTCCCGTCAATTCTGCAACTTTTGCATTCCAACCATTAATGCGGCCTTCAACATTAACAGCAAATATAGGAGCTGTTGCAGTCTCGATTAATCTGATCATTTCTCGGGCAACAGTACTGAGTTCATCCATCCCTAGTAAACCCATGTCCTCCACCTGTGCCTGCATGGCCTTAGACGTGCTTCCATCAGTATTTCGAAATGAATCTCTTAAAATTAGCTGCAAAGAGTGAATCGCATCCATTTCTGCATTCTCCCATGGCAAACTCCGGCTCTTGACAACTTCCAAAAATGCCTTAAACGAAGAGCGAGGATGCATCCTCTGTCCGTCATCTTTGTCCTCAGGATGATGCTTTGCTCCACCCCACTTGATCTCTTTAGCAGTATGGGAACGAAACCAGAACAAATAATCTCTTGAGGTAATGCATGCAACGGCTATTCCACAAACTGCATCCCCTAGAAAAGCTGCCCCAGGATACCCTGCATCAGATAGACTATCAGTGCTCAAACCAGTTGAGTCCCCATGGAATGCCAACAGCCATGCCACAATATCCTTTATCTGTGCTTCAGAAGGAGTGACACCCAAAGGATAATATGTCCCCTGGTAGTATAGTGCGGCCCCATCACACTTGACAAGGTCCATGATACTTGGACTCTGTGTGACAATTCCAGTGGGCGAATCTCGGAGCAGCATATCACACAACAACGTCTGTGTCTTCAAAACCCGTTTCTCAGAAAGTTGTGACGCCAATTGTAATTCCATATTCAGTTGAAGCCCAAATGCCTGCATTAGGAATTCACAGGCGTGCCGAAGCGGGAATGGAATACATCTGGCTGAAGTGTGATGGCCAACAACTAAGCCCCACAGCCTCATTGAATTTCTTCCTCCAACGCCATCTTCATCATTTCCATTGATGATAACAGCCAATGTCAATGATGCAATTGACCCCATATTTGCCATATATTGAACATGGCATGCATGAGGAGACCTAAGTGTTGAACCTACCAAACACAAGGGCTGCATTAACACCTCATCCTGGATGACCTTAACTGGAGTGGCGTGACAGTCCGCGATCATTCTTACCCTATTTTGCTTAAACAAGAACCTTGAAGCCTGGGGAATGTCTGTGGCAGGATAATGCAAACCAATATACGGTTCCAAATCCGGCCTCTTACTCTCCGCCACAACCTCACCATGCTCATCCTCGTGAAATTTATAGACCATAACACGATCGTATCCAGTGAGGTCCCTCACACTCTCAACAACTGTGCCACACAAAAGCTTAATATCCCCACCTGGAAGAGACTGCAAATGGGAAATAGCTCTAACAGCAAGCTTCTGTGAATGGACAGCGCCCGCAATCGATAGGGCAGGATCCTGACTCCTTGCGGGCTCTAAATCAATCACAATACCCACATCTATCCTATGCAAAATTGCATAAAATGGCTTCCCTAAATTCTTCGAATGAATCCAAATAGGATTCAACAGCGTAATCTCACGTGACCCAAATGCCCTCTCTAGCAAAACAGAGCTCAAGGGGGTAAAAAGGGCTCTTACATCAGTCCCAATTGAAAGAATGTCCAGCTT
This window of the Primulina tabacum isolate GXHZ01 chromosome 4, ASM2559414v2, whole genome shotgun sequence genome carries:
- the LOC142543310 gene encoding phytochrome B-like isoform X2 — protein: MRGFTLFSSNLITAYLSKIQRGSLIQPFGCTIAVDESNFRVIAYSENAREMLGLMPQSVPSLEKLDILSIGTDVRALFTPLSSVLLERAFGSREITLLNPIWIHSKNLGKPFYAILHRIDVGIVIDLEPARSQDPALSIAGAVHSQKLAVRAISHLQSLPGGDIKLLCGTVVESVRDLTGYDRVMVYKFHEDEHGEVVAESKRPDLEPYIGLHYPATDIPQASRFLFKQNRVRMIADCHATPVKVIQDEVLMQPLCLVGSTLRSPHACHVQYMANMGSIASLTLAVIINGNDEDGVGGRNSMRLWGLVVGHHTSARCIPFPLRHACEFLMQAFGLQLNMELQLASQLSEKRVLKTQTLLCDMLLRDSPTGIVTQSPSIMDLVKCDGAALYYQGTYYPLGVTPSEAQIKDIVAWLLAFHGDSTGLSTDSLSDAGYPGAAFLGDAVCGIAVACITSRDYLFWFRSHTAKEIKWGGAKHHPEDKDDGQRMHPRSSFKAFLEVVKSRSLPWENAEMDAIHSLQLILRDSFRNTDGSTSKAMQAQVEDMGLLGMDELSTVAREMIRLIETATAPIFAVNVEGRINGWNAKVAELTGLSVEEAMGKSLVHDLLLKESEEIAEKLLFNALRGEEDKNVELRLRKFGSEHHMKAVFVVVNACISKDHTDNIVGVCFVGQDITAQRVVMDKFIHIQGAYKAIVHSPNPLIPPIFASDENTCCSEWNTAMEKLTGWNNRDMIGKMLVGEVFGGCCQLKGPDSMTKFMIVLHNAIEGQDTDKFPFSLFDRNGNYVQALLTANKRVNMDGQIIGAFCFLQIASPEVLQSLSVQRQQEKNCDSKINELAYILHEIKNPLNGLRFANSLLEATNLTDYQKQLLETNAACEKQMLKIMKDVELESIENGSLELEKAEFVLGNVIDAVVSQVMLIFRERGLQLIHDIPEEVKTLALHGDRFRIQQVLADFLLNMACYAPSPEGWVEIQLRSSMKQISVGITTAQIEVRIVCRGEGLPAELVKDMFHNSRWATQQGLGLSMCRKILKHMNGEVQYIRESERCYFLIILDLPVPQSFLTNTC
- the LOC142543310 gene encoding phytochrome B-like isoform X1; protein product: MSASANREAHSDNQRNSQAVNQAQSSSGDSHRRQNYNVYNASSMNKVGDSTSKAVAQYTMDARLHAVFEQSGESGKSFDYSQSVRTSNQSVSEEQITAYLSKIQRGSLIQPFGCTIAVDESNFRVIAYSENAREMLGLMPQSVPSLEKLDILSIGTDVRALFTPLSSVLLERAFGSREITLLNPIWIHSKNLGKPFYAILHRIDVGIVIDLEPARSQDPALSIAGAVHSQKLAVRAISHLQSLPGGDIKLLCGTVVESVRDLTGYDRVMVYKFHEDEHGEVVAESKRPDLEPYIGLHYPATDIPQASRFLFKQNRVRMIADCHATPVKVIQDEVLMQPLCLVGSTLRSPHACHVQYMANMGSIASLTLAVIINGNDEDGVGGRNSMRLWGLVVGHHTSARCIPFPLRHACEFLMQAFGLQLNMELQLASQLSEKRVLKTQTLLCDMLLRDSPTGIVTQSPSIMDLVKCDGAALYYQGTYYPLGVTPSEAQIKDIVAWLLAFHGDSTGLSTDSLSDAGYPGAAFLGDAVCGIAVACITSRDYLFWFRSHTAKEIKWGGAKHHPEDKDDGQRMHPRSSFKAFLEVVKSRSLPWENAEMDAIHSLQLILRDSFRNTDGSTSKAMQAQVEDMGLLGMDELSTVAREMIRLIETATAPIFAVNVEGRINGWNAKVAELTGLSVEEAMGKSLVHDLLLKESEEIAEKLLFNALRGEEDKNVELRLRKFGSEHHMKAVFVVVNACISKDHTDNIVGVCFVGQDITAQRVVMDKFIHIQGAYKAIVHSPNPLIPPIFASDENTCCSEWNTAMEKLTGWNNRDMIGKMLVGEVFGGCCQLKGPDSMTKFMIVLHNAIEGQDTDKFPFSLFDRNGNYVQALLTANKRVNMDGQIIGAFCFLQIASPEVLQSLSVQRQQEKNCDSKINELAYILHEIKNPLNGLRFANSLLEATNLTDYQKQLLETNAACEKQMLKIMKDVELESIENGSLELEKAEFVLGNVIDAVVSQVMLIFRERGLQLIHDIPEEVKTLALHGDRFRIQQVLADFLLNMACYAPSPEGWVEIQLRSSMKQISVGITTAQIEVRIVCRGEGLPAELVKDMFHNSRWATQQGLGLSMCRKILKHMNGEVQYIRESERCYFLIILDLPVPQSFLTNTC